In Elaeis guineensis isolate ETL-2024a chromosome 1, EG11, whole genome shotgun sequence, a genomic segment contains:
- the LOC105040082 gene encoding S-adenosylmethionine synthase produces the protein MADTFLFTSESVNEGHPDKLCDQISDAVLDACLTQDPDSKVACETCTKTNMVMVFGEITTKANVDYEKIVRDTCRAIGFTSDDVGLDADRCKVLVNIEQQSPDIAQGVHGHFTKRPEEIGAGDQGHMFGYATDETPEFMPLSHVLATKLGARLTEVRKNGTCPWLRPDGKTQVTVEYRNDNGARVPVRVHTVLISTQHDETVTNDEIAADLKEHVIKPVIPEQYLDEKTIFHLNPSGRFVIGGPHGDAGLTGRKIIIDTYGGWGAHGGGAFSGKDPTKVDRSGAYIVRQAAKSIVANGLARRAIVQVSYAIGVPEPLSVFVDTFGTGRIPDKEILKIVKENFDFRPGMITINLDLKRGGNGRFLKTAAYGHFGRDDPDFTWEVVKPLKWEKPAV, from the coding sequence ATGGCGGACACATTCCTTTTCACCTCTGAGTCTGTCAATGAAGGGCACCCTGACAAGCTCTGCGACCAGATCTCCGATGCCGTGCTTGATGCTTGCCTCACCCAGGACCCTGACAGCAAGGTTGCCTGTGAGACCTGCACCAAGACCAACATGGTCATGGTCTTTGGTGAGATTACCACCAAGGCCAATGTGGACTATGAAAAGATAGTTCGCGACACCTGCCGTGCCATTGGATTCACATCTGATGATGTTGGTCTTGATGCTGATCGCTGCAAGGTGCTCGTCAACATTGAGCAGCAGTCTCCTGACATTGCCCAGGGTGTTCATGGCCACTTCACAAAGCGCCCTGAGGAGATTGGTGCTGGTGACCAGGGACACATGTTTGGGTATGCAACTGATGAGACCCCTGAGTTCATGCCTCTCAGCCATGTTCTTGCCACGAAGCTTGGTGCCCGCCTCACTGAGGTACGGAAGAATGGAACCTGCCCCTGGCTGAGGCCTGATGGCAAGACCCAAGTGACTGTGGAGTACCGCAATGACAATGGTGCTAGGGTTCCTGTCCGTGTCCACACTGTGCTCATCTCCACCCAACATGATGAGACTGTTACCAATGATGAGATTGCCGCTGACCTCAAGGAGCATGTCATCAAGCCTGTCATTCCTGAGCAGTACCTTGATGAGAAGACCATCTTCCACCTCAACCCATCTGGCCGTTTTGTCATTGGTGGACCTCATGGGGATGCTGGGCTCACCGGCCGGAAGATCATCATAGACACTTATGGTGGCTGGGGAGCCCATGGTGGTGGTGCCTTCTCAGGCAAGGACCCCACCAAGGTCGACCGCAGTGGTGCCTACATTGTGAGGCAGGCAGCAAAGAGCATTGTGGCCAATGGGCTTGCCCGCCGAGCCATTGTTCAGGTTTCCTATGCCATTGGTGTGCCAGAGCCTCTTTCTGTGTTTGTTGACACCTTTGGCACTGGAAGGATCCCTGACAAGGAGATTCTGAAGATTGTGAAGGAGAACTTTGACTTCAGGCCAGGGATGATAACCATTAACCTTGACTTGAAGAGGGGCGGCAATGGCAGGTTCCTAAAGACGGCAGCTTATGGACACTTTGGCAGGGATGACCCAGACTTCACCTGGGAGGTGGTCAAGCCCCTCAAATGGGAGAAACCAGCTGTCTAG
- the LOC105040083 gene encoding CRS2-associated factor 2, chloroplastic, with translation MPLLAAAALPAGGTNLFASPPPNPRLNEPLPPNRPPPLPVPKRSKPPSKTPPPGPSRNAPPPPPNPALRATHNRSRYYKPVSDGVLAAEADGRTVVVGPSGVSYLLPGAPFEFQFSYSETPKVKPLAIREPAFLPFAPPTMPRPWTGKAPLLSKKDKERKKKKIRLFEPLGQPEKVEEEEGAKVMEMARRAVQLRRYPNDGRTREEILGEPLTRVEIRALIKPSVSSNRQVNLGRDGLTHNMLESIHSHWRRQEICKVRCRGVPTVDMDNICHHLEEKTYGKIIHRVGGVVYLFRGRNYDPRTRPRYPIMLWKPAAPVYPKLIQDAPEGLTKIEADELRKKGQNLLPICKLAKNGIYINLVKDVRDAFEGSELVKVNCQGMHASDYKKLGAKLKELVPCVLLSFDNEQILMWRGRDWKSRYRAPISSVSKLSQTDSGVSSGLDNSGRSNDVSDNCTTKKQLSSPKMLSLWKRAIDSSKALLLDETELSPDSLLQRVEEFEGMSQATEHSYPALILPSENEPDVSIATHNARFKTEAESVHNNDDDEFIERDPYDEDYEDFENDSMDSFEEVESSVPFGSLPVDSLAERLSLE, from the exons ATGCCGCTCCTCGCCGCTGCCGCCCTTCCGGCCGGCGGCACAAACCTCTTCGCCTCCCCTCCCCCCAATCCCCGCCTCAACGAGCCCCTCCCCCCCAACCGCCCTCCCCCTCTCCCCGTCCCTAAGCGATCCAAACCCCCTTCCAAAACGCCCCCGCCCGGCCCTTCCCGGAatgcccctcctcctcctcctaacCCCGCGCTCCGCGCCACCCACAACCGCTCCCGCTACTACAAGCCCGTCTCCGATGGCGTCCTCGCCGCCGAAGCCGACGGCCGCACCGTCGTCGTCGGCCCTTCCGGTGTCTCCTACCTCCTCCCTGGCGCCCCCTTTGAGTTCCAGTTCAGTTACTCCGAGACCCCCAAGGTCAAGCCCCTTGCCATCCGGGAGCCCGCCTTCCTCCCCTTCGCCCCGCCCACCATGCCCCGCCCCTGGACCGGCAAGGCGCCGCTCTTGTCCAAGAAAgacaaggagaggaagaagaagaagatccggTTGTTCGAACCGCTGGGACAACCGGAGaaagtggaggaggaggagggagcgAAGGTCATGGAGATGGCCCGGAGGGCGGTGCAATTGCGGCGCTACCCCAACGACGGGAGGACCCGGGAGGAGATATTGGGGGAGCCGCTGACGAGGGTGGAGATAAGGGCGCTTATCAAGCCCTCTGTCTCCTCCAACCGTCAGGTGAATCTCG GAAGGGATGGGTTGACTCATAACATGTTGGAATCAATACACTCACATTGGAGGCGCCAGGAGATTTGTAAGGTTCGGTGCAGAGGTGTTCCTACTGTTGATATGGACAATATCTGCCATCATCTTGAG GAAAAGACTTATGGAAAGATTATACATCGAGTTGGTGGTGTTGTTTATCTTTTTCGTGGCAGAAATTATGACCCTCGTACACGCCCACGATATCCTATAATGCTCTGGAAACCAGCTGCTCCTGTTTACCCAAAGCTTATTCAGGATGCTCCAGAAGGACTTACAAAAATAGAAGCAGATGAATTGAGAAAGAAAGGGCAAAACCTACTGCCAATCTGTAAATTAG CAAAAAATGGAATATATATTAATCTTGTTAAAGATGTGAGGGATGCTTTTGAAGGAAGTGAGCTGGTAAAAGTTAACTGCCAAGGGATGCATGCAAGCGATTACAAAAAATTAGGTGCAAAGCTGAAG GAACTTGTTCCTTGTGTTCTGTTGTCTTTTGACAATGAGCAGATACTGATGTGGAGAGGTAGAGATTGGAAGTCAAGGTATAGGGCACCTATCTCTTCTGTTTCAAAGCTTAGCCAGACTGACAGTGGTGTTTCATCTGGTTTGGACAATTCAG GCCGGTCAAATGATGTCAGTGACAATTGCACCACCAAAAAACAGCTCTCCAGCCCAAAAATGCTTTCCCTTTGGAAGCGTGCGATAGATTCAAGCAAAGCACTCTTGCTGGATGAGACTGAACTCAGCCCAGATTCTCTTCTTCAAAGGGTTGAGGAGTTTGAAGGGATGTCACAGGCAACCGAGCATTCATATCCTGCCTTAATCCTTCCGAGTGAAAATGAGCCTGATGTTTCAATAGCCACACATAATGCTAGATTTAAAACCGAGGCTGAGAGTGTTCACAACAACGATGATGATGAGTTTATAGAAAGAGATCCTTATGATGAAGATTATGAAGATTTTGAGAATGATTCAATGGATTCATTTGAGGAGGTTGAGTCCTCAGTTCCCTTTGGTTCTTTACCTGTTGATTCTCTAGCAGAACGACTCAGTTTGGAATGA
- the LOC105040084 gene encoding uncharacterized protein produces MAESSRELLDQPSRPSVLETLLLGSTDSAPKIPRNNAQVEGNEEGMPLTTAVPKSQVLGKVKDFLGNMAKANEKLELDAQKNSRADYDIEVLSGNEKEYIEMDLLLGVADLHTADAVAAAESTVGGFRPTMHSASSSSSETEDDTDDDNNDSGIEDTTTCKLDKLKKSNPENDESLHKNKPNKRPKIVVLD; encoded by the exons ATGGCGGAGTCCAGCAGAGAACTCCTGGATCAACCTTCGAGACCCTCAGTCCTCG AGACCCTTCTTTTGGGGAGCACGGATTCTGCGCCCAAAATCCCACGGAACAATGCCCAAGTCGAAGGGAACGAGGAAGGAATGCCTCTCACAACTGCAGTCCCTAAAAGCCAAG TTCTTGGAAAAGTGAAAGATTTTTTAGGAAATATGGCTAAAGCTAATGAAAAATTGGAGCTTGATGCACAA AAGAATTCTCGTGCAGACTATGATATAGAAGTTCTTAGTGGGAATGAAAAAGAGTACATTGAGATG GATTTGCTTTTGGGTGTTGCTGACCTCCATACTGCTGATGCTGTGGCAGCAGCTGAGTCCACGGTAGGTGGCTTTCGACCAACCATGCACTCTGCTAGCAGCAGCTCCTCTGAGACAGAAGATGATACTGATGATGATAATAATGATAGTGGCATTGAGGACACAACTACATGTAAATTAGACAAGCTTAAGAAATCGAATCCTGAAAATGATGAgtcattgcataaaaataagccAAATAAGCGACCAAAGATTGTTGTCCTCGACTGA